From Daphnia pulicaria isolate SC F1-1A chromosome 4, SC_F0-13Bv2, whole genome shotgun sequence, one genomic window encodes:
- the LOC124337706 gene encoding protein timeless-like — protein MERRMTLSGHVPSLSLIPLGTCHNGKYYIDGECLGSDPILINSQDQPSILNSTIKLLAELTTPLECLGMVGVATRSNQSSTATQQVVIYKLTQLLCNAKESFLDGGGAMLAVLRRVRHTLKNEPLSSDDNISVNHSLLLIRNILHAPERPTQMADKRQDQQDQLVRILLAQGLNRLLISLLACSQKDQWMVTVLQLISLLYKDRPVEIILQLLDENCTHLEPEFYFDEQNQFGSKKSEKSLKKLSKYKLGRRVEMKGNVVEYKPTDESTLNLLKGFTINFIRQGYNTLVGQLHQQMLKQQGDAHLQLLDKSHFLWLISYFLPIASRLELSVEHLKDVLTIDVLCYLTWEAVCQTEELEIYAFQHSTFDLKPCVRRLHLCVKAIREYLKTLERFSRPSTSRNANAPKNFITRLSGYVPAIRDLRQLFLLQLRQFDPVVQSRRYLLDVTRCYLLYVFRYSYVIMNYFFFLYYFSSLSR, from the exons ATGGAGCGGCGGATGACATTAAGTGGCCATGTTCCGTCTTTGTCTCTCATTCCGTTGGGGACTTGTCACAACGGCAAATATTACATCGACGGCGAATGTCTGG GATCTGATCCGATTCTTATCAACAGCCAGGATCAGCCCAGTATTTTGAATTCGACAATCAA ATTATTGGCTGAGCTAACTACACCCCTAGAATGCCTGGGAATGGTCGGTGTAGCGACTCGATCCAATCAGAGCAGCACGGCAACGCAACAAGTTGTCATCTACAAACTGACTCAGCTGCTCTGCAATGCCAAGGAATCCTTTCTGGATGGTGGTGGGGCCATGCTAGCCGTTCTCCGTCGCGTTCGCCACACcctaaaaaat GAGCCATTGTCGAGCGATGATAACATCTCTGTGAATCATTCCCTGTTACTCATTCGCAATATCCTGCACGCTcccgaacgaccaactcagatgGCGGACAAACGACAAGATCAGCAGGACCAACTTGTGCGGATTTTATTGGCCCAGGGACTAAATCGTCTCCTCATCAGCTTACTGGCCTGCTCCCAAA AGGACCAATGGATGGTGACAGTTTTGCAGCTCATTTCTCTATTGTACAAGGATCGACccgttgaaattattttacaacTTTTGGATGAAAACTGCACTCATCTTGAGCCGGAATTCTACTTTGACGAACAAAATCAATTTG GTTCCAAGAAATCAgagaaaagtttgaaaaagcTTAGCAAATACAAACTTGGACGTCGAGTGGAGATGAAAGGCAACGTCGTCGAGTACAAACCAACGGATGAAAGTACTTTGAATCTCCTGAAAGGATTTACCATCAATTTCATCCGGCAAG GCTACAACACACTGGTGGGCCAATTGCATCAACAGATGCTGAAACAACAGGGCGACGCCCACCTCCAGCTGCTGGATAAGTCGCACTTTCTCTGgctcatttcttatttccttcCCATCGCCTCCCGGTTGGAATTGAGCGTGGAACACTTGAAAGACGTCTTAACTATTGATGTCCTGTGTTATCTGACGTGGGAAGCTGTTTGTCAGACGGAAGAACTAGAAATTTATGCGTTTCAACATTCAACATTCGATTTGAAACCGTGCGTGAGGCGCTTGCATTTGTGCGTGAAAGCAATTcgtgaatatttgaaaacacTGGAGAGATTTTCTCGTCCTTCGACGTCTAGAAATGCAAATGCAccgaaaaattttattactcGACTGAGCGGTTACGTGCCAGCGATTCGGGACCTCCGTCAACTCTTTTTGCTCCAACTCCGCCAATTCGATCCTGTCGTTCAAAGTCGTCGCTATCTACTCGACGTCACCAGGTGCTATCTACTCTATGTATTCAGATATTCTTATGTTATTatgaattatttcttttttttgtactaTTTTTCTTCACTTTCTCGTTG